A genomic segment from Agrobacterium vitis encodes:
- a CDS encoding ABC transporter permease, with product MDLRTVFALFRKELIGLLRDKVLMAMVIYAFSLAIYTQATGLSHDLRNATLAVVDRDMSQLSSSILDGLMPPRFQKPVAIAPQDIDRAMDQARYTFVLDIPERFEADVLSGRSPSVQLLIDATALMQAGIGSSTIQQIVSQQVGLYAQRVGVSSTQAVTVETRLAFNQSLNSDWFSGTMALINNITMLAILLAGAALVREREHGTLEHLLVMPVRPVEIMVSKLAANGLVILVMTLFAIITVLVKVLGMHITGSLTLYMAGVALYLFFVTSFGLFLGTLARSMPQLALLFILTALPMNILSGGFTPLESQPQWLQNAMQVSPSTHFVAFSQAILYRGAGFEVVWPQFAATLGIGLVFFLFSLSRFRTFIAAQQ from the coding sequence ATGGATCTTCGCACGGTATTTGCCCTGTTTCGCAAGGAGTTGATCGGGCTTTTGCGCGACAAGGTGCTGATGGCCATGGTCATCTATGCCTTCAGCCTGGCGATCTATACCCAGGCGACTGGACTTTCCCACGATCTGCGCAATGCGACGCTGGCCGTGGTGGACCGGGACATGTCGCAATTGTCGTCTTCCATTCTCGATGGATTGATGCCGCCGCGCTTTCAAAAACCGGTGGCAATCGCACCCCAGGATATCGACCGCGCCATGGATCAGGCGCGCTACACCTTTGTGCTGGATATTCCCGAACGGTTCGAGGCCGATGTTCTCTCGGGGCGTAGCCCCTCTGTGCAGTTGCTGATCGACGCGACCGCGTTGATGCAGGCAGGAATAGGCTCCAGCACGATCCAGCAGATCGTCAGCCAACAGGTCGGGCTTTATGCCCAGCGCGTTGGCGTCTCAAGCACTCAGGCGGTGACGGTGGAAACGCGGCTTGCCTTCAATCAATCGCTGAATTCGGATTGGTTTTCCGGCACGATGGCGCTGATCAACAATATTACCATGCTGGCCATCCTGCTGGCAGGCGCCGCTTTGGTGCGCGAACGGGAACACGGGACGCTGGAACACTTGCTGGTCATGCCGGTCAGGCCTGTCGAAATCATGGTCAGCAAGCTTGCGGCCAATGGTCTGGTCATTCTGGTCATGACGCTGTTTGCCATCATCACCGTGTTGGTCAAGGTGCTCGGCATGCACATCACCGGTTCGCTGACGCTGTATATGGCTGGCGTGGCGCTCTACCTGTTCTTCGTCACCTCGTTCGGGCTGTTTTTAGGCACGCTGGCGCGCAGCATGCCGCAATTGGCGCTGCTGTTCATTCTCACCGCTTTGCCGATGAATATCCTGTCAGGCGGGTTCACCCCGCTGGAAAGCCAGCCGCAATGGCTGCAAAACGCCATGCAGGTCTCACCCTCGACCCATTTCGTCGCCTTTTCGCAGGCCATTCTCTATCGCGGCGCGGGCTTCGAGGTGGTCTGGCCGCAGTTTGCGGCGACGCTTGGCATCGGGCTGGTGTTTTTCCTGTTCAGTCTCAGCCGGTTCCGGACGTTCATCGCCGCGCAGCAGTGA
- the rbbA gene encoding ribosome-associated ATPase/putative transporter RbbA: MENAVELAGLSHFYGKRQALSAIDLAIAAGSRVALVGPDGVGKSTLLALLAGAKKIQQGRITALGADMASAGARTDVQPRIAYMPQGLGRNLYPNLTVCENIDFFGRLFGQDATERAGRIDRLLKATGLDPFGDRLMGKLSGGMKQKLGLCCALVHDPDLLLLDEPTTGVDPLSRRQFWDLVESIQASRPGLSIITATSDMEEASRFQRVVLLHEGRILADGTCEALLQQTGQKTLEQAFIALLPDAAKQGYGDPPPRLAFVDRGEVALEAKELTRSFGAFTAVDHVSFRIPKGEIFGFLGSNGCGKSTTMKMLTGLLPASSGEAQLFGQPVDAKKGAGDARRRVGYMSQGFSLYGELTVQQNLNLHAAIFDLTGEAAKTRIEALAQEFGLQPYLQFLSSDLLLGVRQRLQLAVALIHQPDILILDEPTSGVDPLARDGFWNDLVEQSRQNGVTIFVSTHFMAEAERCDRIAFMHAGKVIACGTPQELKEQTGSASLDDAFIAFMKAGGRQESLTDAATQPQAGAATVAENTAGALVRKGFSPARLMAYARREAMELMRDKIRLGFALAGTALLMLIFGYGLTLDVDHLRFAVLDRDQSAESRAYIDAYAASSAFTLQPSISDEAGMLSRLKANDIMLALDIPEKFGADLRAGKRPNVLAMLDGAMPFRAETALGYVSGAHQRFLQEIVRQSGGTIQSVAGVEMRYRYNQAFLSLNAMVPAVIALLLVFIPSILTALGVVSEKEMGSISNLYVTPVTKLEFLLGKQLPYVAIGFINFLVMFLLAVWLFGVPLKGSLAGLSVAAFVYVLATTSIGILSSTFTSTQVAALFVTAIGTMMPGTQFSGLLQPVSSLHGMGHAIGLVFPTTYFMRASVGAFTKGLGFAELMGFVWPLALFWIGAIGLGWSLLRKQER, from the coding sequence ATGGAAAACGCTGTCGAACTGGCAGGCTTGTCCCATTTCTACGGCAAGCGCCAGGCCTTGAGCGCCATCGACCTTGCCATCGCGGCCGGATCGCGGGTGGCCCTGGTCGGGCCGGACGGGGTGGGAAAATCCACGCTTCTGGCGCTGCTGGCGGGCGCAAAAAAAATCCAACAAGGCCGGATCACGGCACTTGGAGCGGATATGGCAAGCGCCGGTGCGCGTACCGACGTGCAGCCGCGCATTGCCTATATGCCACAGGGCCTGGGCCGCAATCTTTATCCCAACCTGACCGTCTGCGAGAACATCGATTTCTTTGGTCGGCTGTTCGGGCAGGACGCGACGGAACGAGCCGGGCGTATCGACCGGCTGCTCAAGGCGACCGGGCTCGATCCGTTCGGTGACCGGTTGATGGGCAAGCTGTCGGGTGGCATGAAGCAGAAGCTCGGTCTGTGCTGCGCCCTGGTGCACGATCCCGATCTCCTGCTGCTCGATGAGCCGACAACCGGTGTCGATCCCTTGTCACGACGGCAATTCTGGGATCTGGTGGAAAGTATCCAGGCCTCGCGGCCCGGCCTGTCGATTATCACCGCCACGTCCGATATGGAGGAGGCGAGCCGGTTCCAGCGCGTGGTTCTGCTCCATGAGGGCCGTATTCTGGCGGATGGCACCTGCGAGGCGCTGCTGCAACAAACCGGGCAGAAGACCCTGGAACAGGCCTTCATTGCGCTTTTGCCGGATGCGGCAAAACAAGGCTATGGCGATCCGCCGCCCAGGCTTGCCTTCGTGGACCGGGGCGAGGTTGCCCTTGAGGCCAAGGAGTTGACCCGGTCATTCGGGGCTTTTACCGCTGTCGATCATGTCAGCTTCCGCATTCCCAAGGGCGAAATTTTCGGCTTCCTCGGTTCGAATGGCTGCGGAAAGTCCACCACCATGAAAATGCTGACCGGGCTTTTGCCAGCCAGTAGCGGCGAGGCGCAGCTGTTCGGCCAGCCGGTCGATGCCAAAAAGGGTGCTGGCGATGCCCGCCGCCGTGTTGGTTATATGTCGCAGGGCTTTTCCCTCTATGGCGAATTGACGGTGCAGCAGAATCTCAACCTGCATGCGGCGATTTTCGACCTGACCGGGGAGGCAGCCAAGACGCGGATCGAGGCCTTGGCGCAAGAGTTCGGCCTTCAGCCCTATTTGCAGTTCCTGTCGAGCGATCTGCTGCTTGGGGTGCGCCAGCGCCTGCAACTGGCCGTGGCGCTGATCCATCAACCGGATATCCTGATCCTCGACGAGCCGACATCCGGCGTCGATCCGCTGGCGCGTGACGGATTCTGGAACGATCTGGTGGAACAATCACGGCAAAACGGCGTGACGATTTTCGTGTCCACCCATTTCATGGCGGAAGCCGAGCGCTGCGACCGCATCGCCTTCATGCATGCTGGTAAGGTGATTGCCTGCGGCACCCCGCAAGAGCTGAAAGAGCAGACCGGCAGCGCCAGCCTGGACGATGCCTTCATCGCCTTCATGAAGGCGGGAGGGCGGCAGGAAAGCCTGACTGACGCAGCAACCCAGCCGCAGGCCGGTGCCGCGACGGTGGCGGAGAACACTGCCGGAGCCTTGGTGCGCAAGGGGTTTTCGCCTGCCCGGCTGATGGCCTATGCCCGGCGCGAGGCGATGGAACTGATGCGCGACAAGATCCGGCTGGGTTTCGCCCTGGCTGGTACGGCGCTGCTGATGCTGATTTTCGGCTACGGCCTGACGCTGGATGTCGATCACCTGCGGTTTGCTGTCCTCGACCGCGACCAGAGTGCCGAAAGCCGGGCCTATATTGATGCCTATGCGGCGTCCTCCGCCTTCACCTTGCAACCGTCCATCTCCGATGAAGCCGGGATGTTGTCGCGGTTGAAGGCCAATGACATCATGTTGGCACTTGATATACCCGAGAAATTCGGCGCCGACCTGCGGGCTGGCAAGCGGCCAAATGTGCTGGCCATGCTGGATGGTGCCATGCCCTTCCGGGCTGAGACGGCGCTCGGCTATGTCTCGGGCGCTCACCAGCGGTTCTTGCAGGAGATTGTCCGTCAATCGGGCGGAACGATCCAGTCGGTGGCTGGCGTGGAAATGCGTTACCGCTACAACCAGGCTTTTCTAAGCCTGAATGCCATGGTGCCAGCGGTGATCGCCTTGCTGCTGGTGTTCATTCCCTCGATCCTGACGGCGCTCGGCGTTGTCTCGGAAAAGGAAATGGGATCGATCAGCAATCTCTACGTGACGCCGGTCACCAAGCTGGAATTTCTACTGGGCAAGCAATTGCCCTATGTGGCCATTGGCTTCATCAACTTCCTGGTCATGTTCCTGCTGGCCGTCTGGCTGTTCGGCGTGCCGTTGAAAGGCTCTCTTGCCGGTCTATCGGTCGCCGCTTTCGTCTATGTGCTGGCGACAACCTCCATCGGCATCTTAAGTTCCACCTTCACCTCGACCCAGGTGGCAGCCCTGTTCGTCACTGCCATCGGCACGATGATGCCCGGCACACAGTTTTCCGGCCTGTTGCAGCCAGTGTCGTCGCTGCACGGCATGGGCCACGCCATCGGCCTGGTGTTTCCCACCACTTATTTCATGCGCGCCAGCGTCGGGGCCTTCACCAAGGGGTTGGGCTTTGCCGAGTTGATGGGCTTTGTCTGGCCGCTGGCGCTGTTCTGGATTGGTGCCATCGGGCTTGGCTGGTCGCTGCTGCGTAAGCAGGAAAGGTAA